One Thermoanaerobaculum aquaticum genomic window, TGGCCGAAGGCTGAGCTGGCAAAGACCAGCGAGATCTCCCTGCACCTGGCGCGGCTTTGGCTTTTTTTCAATTTGGGAAGCTGGACTAGGGCAGCACGACCCGCACAAACACCGCTCTGGGACCCGCCATCACCGCCACCGGCAGCTTGTTCGCCCCCACCGCTGAGGCTCCCAGCCGCGAACCCAACCACCAGCCGATGCCGGCGCCGGCCACCACATCGGCGAAAAAGTGCTGGCGTTCCTTAACCCGGGATAATGCCACCCCCGAGGCCAGCACCGGGAAAACCCAGCGGGCTTTGAACTCGGGGTAGCTCCCCCACAGCACCCCGGCCCAGGCAAAAGCGTGGGCTGCATGGGCCGAGGGGAACGAGCTCCCGCCCCGGCCAAAATCGCCGGCGTGGGCTTGCCAGGGTCGGGCTCTGCCGGTGAGGTTTTGCAAACCCGCCACCAGCCAACTGGCCAGCAGGTTGGCCTCCACAAAGGCCACCCCCCGGCTTGCCACCTTTTTCTCACCCGTTGCCAAGCCCACCGCCAAAAACGACGCCCCCAGCGCGTTCCCCACCCCAAACCGCCCCAAAGGCTCCAGAGAGCTCAACCCTCCCGGGGCACTGTCGGCAAAATCCCGAGAGGGCCTGCGGTCCAGGCGCGTCAAAACCCAAACCCCCGCCACCCCCGCCAGCAGCCTGGGTGCTTCCTGGCGCCTGGGCACAAATGCAGCAAGGTCTCGCTCCAGCCTCGCCTTTACCGCTGCCACCACCGACGGCCTGGCCGCTTCCTGCCCCGCCGCCGGCGCCACCAGCCCCGCCGCCACGACCACAAGAGCCACCGAGCGCCACCCGCACATTTGAGCCGGATTGTAATCCCGAACTCACTTGCAGCGCATACGACCAGCAGAGTAGCTAGGCCCTCGGCACCTTGGAAGTGTTGGGAACTAT contains:
- a CDS encoding phosphatase PAP2 family protein, which gives rise to MCGWRSVALVVVAAGLVAPAAGQEAARPSVVAAVKARLERDLAAFVPRRQEAPRLLAGVAGVWVLTRLDRRPSRDFADSAPGGLSSLEPLGRFGVGNALGASFLAVGLATGEKKVASRGVAFVEANLLASWLVAGLQNLTGRARPWQAHAGDFGRGGSSFPSAHAAHAFAWAGVLWGSYPEFKARWVFPVLASGVALSRVKERQHFFADVVAGAGIGWWLGSRLGASAVGANKLPVAVMAGPRAVFVRVVLP